Proteins from a genomic interval of Undibacterium parvum:
- a CDS encoding helix-turn-helix domain-containing protein gives MDIAEVAQRSGLPASTLRFYEEKGLICSVGRHGLRRLFGNNILERLALIALGRAAGFSLAEISPMLGAEGTPQIDRQLLLDKARELDRTIQKLTAMRDGLQHAAVCKATSHMECPTFRRLIGLAAAGVNRGDEEKKHRNRSRTSQSV, from the coding sequence ATGGATATTGCTGAAGTGGCGCAACGCTCGGGCTTACCCGCCTCCACACTGCGTTTTTATGAAGAAAAAGGGCTTATTTGTTCGGTCGGCCGACACGGGCTGCGGCGACTTTTTGGCAACAACATCTTGGAACGATTGGCGCTCATCGCCTTAGGGCGTGCAGCCGGTTTTTCCTTGGCTGAAATTTCTCCGATGCTAGGCGCAGAAGGCACCCCGCAAATTGATCGACAACTCTTGTTAGACAAAGCCAGGGAACTCGATCGCACCATCCAAAAATTAACCGCAATGCGTGATGGACTACAACACGCCGCCGTTTGCAAAGCGACTAGCCACATGGAATGCCCAACGTTTCGCCGTCTAATTGGTTTGGCGGCAGCTGGCGTCAATCGTGGGGATGAGGAGAAAAAACACCGTAATCGATCTCGAACTAGTCAAAGTGTGTAA
- a CDS encoding DUF2938 domain-containing protein yields MNDLLNVVLIGIGATAVMDLWSLMRQALLRIPMPNYGLLGRWIAHMPRGRFRHNSIKDSAAVRGEAILGWLTHYLVGITFAAMLVAIWGMAWIGLPTIAPALAVGVGSVTAPFFLMQPGMGAGIAASRTPHPASARLQSLITHIVFGCGLYIAARIIVLIA; encoded by the coding sequence ATGAACGATTTATTGAATGTGGTGTTGATTGGCATTGGAGCGACAGCGGTGATGGATTTATGGAGCCTCATGCGCCAAGCACTGCTCCGCATCCCAATGCCAAACTATGGTTTGCTCGGCCGATGGATTGCGCATATGCCCCGTGGCCGTTTTCGCCATAACAGCATAAAAGATTCCGCAGCTGTACGCGGCGAAGCTATTTTAGGATGGCTGACCCATTATCTGGTGGGCATCACATTCGCTGCCATGCTCGTTGCGATTTGGGGAATGGCTTGGATTGGGCTGCCGACGATTGCCCCCGCCCTGGCCGTCGGCGTAGGAAGCGTGACTGCGCCCTTCTTTTTAATGCAACCGGGGATGGGCGCAGGTATTGCGGCCTCACGCACGCCTCATCCTGCGTCGGCGCGCTTACAGAGTTTGATCACGCACATCGTTTTTGGCTGCGGACTCTATATCGCTGCTCGAATCATAGTGCTGATAGCCTGA
- a CDS encoding antibiotic biosynthesis monooxygenase family protein yields the protein MSSKGPGFAVLYRWRLHEDAEVSFVRAWTRVSELLLSERGSLGSRLHRGPDGLWYSYAQWPSADARKQAFALESVDPEAERQMTEAIAERFPEIVLEPVSDLMVLPSKN from the coding sequence ATGAGTTCAAAAGGTCCAGGGTTTGCCGTTTTGTATCGGTGGCGTCTGCACGAAGACGCCGAAGTATCATTTGTGAGGGCATGGACACGCGTTTCAGAGTTGCTGCTTTCTGAGCGTGGCTCGCTTGGCTCTCGTCTGCACCGCGGTCCCGATGGTTTGTGGTACAGCTATGCACAGTGGCCGAGTGCAGACGCCAGGAAACAGGCATTCGCTCTCGAATCTGTAGATCCTGAAGCTGAGCGCCAGATGACCGAGGCCATCGCAGAACGCTTCCCTGAAATCGTTCTAGAGCCAGTCTCTGACCTCATGGTTTTACCTTCAAAAAACTAA
- a CDS encoding GNAT family N-acetyltransferase: MLSIIEITISTFVTNSMLRGLAERAKNGRSRMFIAKISECDVGFLCYDNWSDQSLGFIYELFVLPEYRGRGIGSKLLSYSEELAKSLHCESIRLEPRPFDRTIDSSWLISWYIGKGYMSMPNDPAKMEKLLVTKEA, translated from the coding sequence ATGCTATCCATCATCGAAATCACAATATCTACCTTTGTTACGAACTCAATGCTTCGCGGACTCGCAGAACGAGCAAAGAACGGTAGATCAAGAATGTTTATTGCAAAAATCAGCGAATGTGACGTTGGTTTTCTTTGCTACGACAACTGGAGCGATCAGTCGTTAGGATTCATTTACGAATTATTTGTACTTCCGGAGTACCGAGGACGAGGCATCGGTAGCAAATTGCTTTCATACTCTGAGGAACTTGCGAAGAGCCTTCACTGCGAATCGATTAGGCTAGAGCCCCGCCCTTTTGATCGCACGATAGATTCAAGCTGGCTTATTTCGTGGTACATCGGGAAAGGATATATGTCAATGCCAAATGACCCAGCAAAGATGGAGAAATTACTTGTTACTAAAGAGGCCTAA
- a CDS encoding IS110 family RNA-guided transposase, producing MNISRIGIDLAKQVFQLHGVDRFEKVVMRKQLRRAQMHEFFKELPPCLIGMEACGSSHYWARELSKYGHQIKLIAAQFVKPYVKSGKNDANDAEAICEAVSRPSMRFVAVKNTDQQVTQAEHRIRSRLIRARTALSNEIRGLLGEFGIVIGLGISQVRQALPILLEQTDGQLNERFRQLLSELAEELRQVDDKIKAHDRRIEATVKSDERIQRLMEIEGVGPITASALVAAVGDATQFTNGRDMAAWLGLVPRQHSSGGKERLGHISKRGETYLRTLLIHGARAALNACTNKQDRRSRWAQGLMARRNRNIATVALANKNARIAWAVLSRKETYRSAGI from the coding sequence ATGAATATTAGTCGAATTGGTATCGATCTGGCAAAACAAGTTTTTCAATTGCATGGCGTTGATCGATTTGAGAAAGTGGTGATGCGCAAGCAGTTACGTCGTGCGCAAATGCATGAATTTTTCAAAGAATTACCACCTTGTTTAATCGGTATGGAGGCATGTGGTTCCTCGCACTATTGGGCAAGAGAATTAAGCAAGTACGGTCATCAGATCAAGCTTATCGCCGCACAATTCGTCAAGCCCTACGTAAAGAGTGGCAAGAACGATGCCAATGATGCCGAGGCAATTTGTGAGGCAGTTAGTCGTCCGTCAATGCGATTTGTTGCGGTCAAAAATACTGACCAGCAAGTGACTCAAGCAGAACATCGAATTCGCAGTCGCCTAATTCGAGCAAGAACTGCGTTAAGCAATGAAATACGCGGATTGCTTGGTGAGTTTGGTATCGTTATTGGCTTGGGCATTTCTCAGGTTCGTCAAGCCTTACCCATACTGCTGGAACAAACTGATGGACAACTTAATGAGCGCTTCCGCCAATTATTAAGTGAATTGGCAGAAGAATTGAGGCAAGTTGATGACAAAATTAAAGCACATGATCGACGTATTGAAGCGACAGTCAAATCCGATGAGCGAATTCAAAGACTCATGGAAATAGAAGGTGTTGGCCCAATCACCGCCAGCGCTTTGGTTGCGGCAGTAGGCGACGCTACACAATTTACCAATGGCAGAGACATGGCAGCCTGGTTAGGTCTGGTTCCGCGCCAACATTCAAGTGGTGGCAAAGAACGTTTAGGTCACATTAGTAAGCGTGGCGAAACCTATCTCAGAACCTTGCTCATTCATGGTGCACGAGCGGCATTAAATGCCTGCACCAATAAACAAGACCGACGAAGTCGATGGGCACAAGGATTGATGGCAAGGCGAAATCGAAACATTGCGACAGTTGCCTTGGCCAATAAAAACGCCCGCATTGCCTGGGCGGTATTAAGTCGAAAAGAAACCTATAGAAGTGCGGGAATTTAG
- the lpdA gene encoding dihydrolipoyl dehydrogenase, translated as MSTIEIKVPDIGDFKEVEVIELLVKVGDTVKVDQSLVTVESDKASMEIPSSHAGVITELKVKIGDKIAEGSLLAVVTASADAAPVAAPAAAAPAPAPATAAVTPTAVAAPAAVLTAAPAASSYAGQVDVECDMMVLGAGPGGYSAAFRSADLGMNTVLVEKYSTLGGVCLNVGCIPSKALLHVAAVIDETASMAKHGVTFAAPAIDIDALRGYKEGVIKKMTTGLSGMAKARKVNVVQGVGQFVSPHHITVTAADGTQKTIQFKQAIIAAGSAVVNLPFVPVDPRIVDSTGALELRQIPKRMLVIGGGIIGLEMATVYSTLGARIDVVEMMDGLMQGADRDMVKVWQKFNEKRFDNIMLKTKTVAVEALPEGIKVTFEAAEAGAAAPAPQLYDLVLVAVGRSPNGKKIAADQAGVAVTDRGFINVDKQMRTNVPHIFAIGDLVGQPMLAHKAVHEAHVAAEAAFGEKAFFDAKVIPSVAYTDPEVAWVGITEDEAKAKGIKLEKGHFPWAASGRAVANGRDEGFTKLLFDAETKRIVGGAMVGTHAGDMIGEIALAIEMGADAVDIGKTIHPHPTLGESIGMAAEVYKGVCTDLPPMRKK; from the coding sequence ATGAGCACGATAGAAATTAAAGTACCGGACATCGGCGATTTTAAAGAAGTTGAAGTCATAGAATTACTGGTCAAAGTGGGCGACACCGTCAAGGTCGATCAATCACTGGTGACGGTAGAGTCAGACAAGGCCAGCATGGAGATCCCTTCCAGCCACGCCGGTGTCATCACCGAACTGAAGGTTAAGATTGGTGACAAGATCGCCGAAGGTTCTTTGCTGGCAGTAGTGACGGCAAGCGCCGATGCTGCGCCAGTAGCGGCACCCGCTGCAGCAGCCCCAGCTCCAGCCCCCGCTACAGCCGCAGTAACACCAACTGCAGTAGCAGCACCGGCAGCAGTGCTTACGGCTGCACCAGCCGCTTCCAGCTATGCCGGTCAAGTCGATGTTGAATGCGACATGATGGTGTTGGGCGCAGGTCCGGGCGGCTATTCGGCGGCTTTCCGCTCGGCGGATCTGGGCATGAATACCGTGCTGGTCGAGAAATATTCGACACTCGGCGGCGTCTGTCTCAATGTCGGTTGTATTCCGTCCAAAGCTTTGCTGCACGTGGCTGCCGTGATCGATGAAACCGCTTCTATGGCCAAGCATGGCGTGACGTTTGCCGCACCGGCAATCGATATTGATGCTTTGCGCGGCTACAAAGAAGGCGTCATCAAAAAAATGACCACAGGCTTGTCCGGCATGGCCAAGGCGCGTAAGGTCAATGTGGTACAGGGTGTCGGCCAGTTCGTCAGCCCGCACCACATCACCGTTACTGCGGCCGATGGCACGCAAAAAACCATACAGTTCAAGCAGGCGATTATCGCTGCCGGCTCTGCGGTGGTGAACCTGCCATTTGTACCAGTTGATCCGCGTATCGTCGATAGCACCGGTGCGCTGGAATTGCGTCAGATCCCTAAACGCATGCTGGTCATAGGCGGCGGCATCATCGGCCTGGAAATGGCGACCGTGTATTCGACCTTAGGTGCGCGCATCGACGTGGTTGAGATGATGGACGGCCTGATGCAAGGCGCAGACCGCGACATGGTCAAGGTCTGGCAAAAGTTCAACGAAAAACGCTTCGACAATATCATGTTGAAGACCAAAACCGTAGCCGTAGAAGCGCTGCCTGAAGGCATCAAGGTGACGTTTGAAGCGGCAGAAGCGGGCGCTGCAGCACCAGCTCCACAGCTGTACGATCTGGTATTGGTTGCGGTAGGCCGCAGCCCTAACGGCAAGAAGATCGCCGCCGACCAGGCTGGCGTGGCAGTGACGGATCGCGGGTTCATCAACGTCGATAAGCAGATGCGTACCAACGTGCCGCATATCTTCGCCATCGGTGACTTGGTCGGCCAACCTATGCTGGCGCACAAGGCCGTACATGAAGCGCATGTCGCAGCCGAAGCAGCGTTTGGCGAGAAAGCCTTTTTCGACGCCAAGGTCATCCCATCGGTGGCTTACACCGATCCTGAAGTGGCATGGGTAGGGATCACCGAAGACGAAGCCAAAGCCAAGGGCATTAAGCTAGAAAAAGGGCATTTCCCATGGGCAGCCTCAGGCCGCGCAGTGGCAAACGGCCGTGACGAAGGCTTCACCAAATTGCTGTTCGATGCGGAAACCAAACGCATCGTCGGCGGCGCCATGGTCGGCACCCACGCCGGCGACATGATAGGTGAGATCGCGCTGGCAATCGAGATGGGCGCAGACGCGGTCGATATCGGCAAAACCATCCATCCGCATCCAACTCTGGGTGAATCGATAGGCATGGCAGCAGAAGTCTACAAAGGCGTCTGCACCGATTTACCGCCTATGCGTAAGAAGTAA
- the aceF gene encoding dihydrolipoyllysine-residue acetyltransferase, which produces MSAIEVKVPDIGDFKEVEVIELMVKVGDTVKLDQSLVTVESDKASMEIPSSHAGVVKEIKVKVGDKIAEGSLLLIVEAAGDAAVSASAAPVAAAVAAAAPAAVAAAAATPVAAVAAVPAPAAPAAASAAPAELTSVTPAGNAHASPSIRKFARELGVDLTRVSGSGQKGRITEEDVQNFVKGIMSSSTAAPALAASAGGAGGATNGSGLGINLLPWPSLDFSKFGATELLPLSRIKKLSGPNLHRNWVMIPHVTHFDEADITGLEEFRKSSNDALVKSGVKLTMLAFVIKASVAALKKFKAFNASLDATGENLILKSYYNIGFAADTPNGLMVPVIKNADQKTLSQIALEMGELSAQARDGKLKPADMQGATFTISSLGGIGGTAFTPIINAPEVAILGLSKSSMKPVWDGKQFVPRLILPMSLSYDHRVIDGAMAAKFSAYLGDVLSDLRKTLL; this is translated from the coding sequence ATGAGTGCAATCGAAGTCAAAGTGCCGGATATCGGCGATTTCAAGGAAGTAGAAGTCATAGAGTTGATGGTCAAGGTAGGCGATACCGTCAAGCTTGATCAATCACTGGTGACGGTAGAATCAGACAAGGCCAGCATGGAAATCCCTTCCAGCCACGCCGGTGTCGTTAAAGAGATTAAAGTTAAAGTCGGTGACAAAATCGCCGAAGGTTCTTTGCTGTTGATCGTAGAAGCTGCTGGTGATGCCGCTGTTTCTGCTAGTGCAGCACCCGTCGCTGCCGCTGTGGCTGCAGCCGCACCAGCCGCCGTTGCTGCTGCCGCCGCGACACCAGTTGCAGCAGTCGCCGCCGTGCCTGCACCAGCTGCACCGGCCGCAGCATCAGCCGCACCAGCCGAGCTTACTTCGGTAACGCCAGCCGGTAATGCGCATGCTTCGCCATCGATACGTAAGTTTGCGCGTGAACTCGGGGTTGATTTGACGCGCGTTTCCGGATCAGGCCAAAAAGGCCGGATTACCGAAGAAGACGTACAAAACTTCGTTAAGGGCATCATGTCCTCATCGACTGCGGCACCGGCATTGGCCGCCAGTGCTGGTGGTGCTGGTGGTGCCACCAATGGTAGCGGCTTGGGTATCAATCTGTTGCCTTGGCCTTCACTCGACTTTAGTAAATTCGGCGCGACCGAATTACTGCCTCTGTCACGCATCAAAAAACTCAGTGGCCCTAATTTGCACCGCAACTGGGTGATGATCCCGCACGTGACGCATTTTGACGAAGCCGATATCACAGGTCTGGAAGAATTCCGTAAATCGTCCAATGATGCTTTGGTCAAGTCTGGCGTTAAGTTGACCATGCTGGCCTTTGTGATCAAGGCTAGCGTTGCGGCACTGAAGAAATTCAAGGCCTTCAATGCTTCGCTAGACGCCACCGGTGAAAACCTGATCCTGAAGTCTTACTACAACATCGGCTTTGCCGCCGATACGCCAAATGGCTTGATGGTGCCGGTGATTAAAAACGCTGACCAGAAAACCCTGTCGCAAATCGCGCTAGAGATGGGCGAGTTGTCGGCGCAGGCAAGAGACGGCAAGCTCAAGCCTGCTGACATGCAGGGCGCGACTTTCACGATTTCTTCGCTCGGCGGCATCGGCGGTACGGCATTTACGCCTATCATCAATGCGCCTGAAGTGGCGATTCTGGGTCTCTCCAAGTCTTCCATGAAGCCAGTTTGGGATGGCAAGCAATTCGTGCCGCGCCTGATTCTGCCTATGTCGCTGTCCTACGATCACCGCGTGATAGACGGCGCGATGGCGGCCAAGTTCTCTGCGTATCTGGGCGATGTCTTGTCCGATCTGCGTAAAACCTTACTGTAA
- the aceE gene encoding pyruvate dehydrogenase (acetyl-transferring), homodimeric type — MSPQIDQVLAQAINDPDVIETNEWLSALESVIDNEGPERAHYLMERMVDLARRRGSHIPFSSNTAYVNTIPADVGAHCPGNLEIEEKLRSMMRWNAMAMVVKANRLDGDLGGHLSSFASLANMLGIGFNHFWHAPTEDHGGDLLYIQGHSSPGVYARAFLEGRLTEEQLLHFRREVDGKGLSSYPHPKLMPDFWQFPTVSMGLGPLMSIYQARFLKYLHARGIADTANRKVWAFCGDGEMDEPESMGAIGMAGREQLDNLIIVVNCNLQRLDGPVRGNGKIIQELESDFRGAGWNVVKVIWGEGWDALLAKDKDGILQKVMMETVDGEYQNYKAKDGAYVRSHFFGKHPKLLEMVAQMSDDDIWRLTRGGHDPHKIYAAFKVAQEHKGQPTVLLVKSVKGFGFGKSGEARNTAHNTKKLDDEAIKALRDRFQLPISDAELPAIPFFKPSDDTPEMKYLQERRAALGGYLPQRRQKADEVLVVPELTAFQAMLEPTAEGREISTTAAYVRVLTALLRDSSLGQRIVPIMVDESRTFGMEGLFRQIGIFSQVGQLYEPVDKDQVMYYREDKAGQILQEGINEAGGMSSWIAAATSYSTNNRVMIPFYTYYSMFGLQRVGDLAWAAGDMRSRGFLMAGTAGRTTLNGEGLQHEDGHSHVLASTIPNCVPYDPTFAHEVAVIIHDGLRRMVSNQEDVFYYITIMNENYSHPGLKAGQEDGIIKGLYQLQKSPETTKHRVQLMGSGTILREVIAASDLLFADWGIAADVWSAPSFTLLARDGQDAERWNMLHPTDDARLPYITDCLKDTQGPIVVSTDYMRTFAEQVRAFIPKGRSYKVLGTDGFGRSDSRAKLREFFEVNRYFVVIAALKSLADEGAISASVVAQAIAKYGIDAEKANPVSV; from the coding sequence ATGTCACCCCAGATAGACCAAGTTTTGGCGCAAGCCATCAATGATCCTGATGTCATCGAAACCAATGAATGGTTGTCGGCCTTAGAGTCCGTGATCGACAATGAAGGCCCTGAGCGCGCGCATTACCTGATGGAGCGTATGGTAGATCTGGCGCGTCGCCGTGGTTCGCATATCCCTTTTTCCAGCAATACCGCCTATGTCAATACGATACCGGCCGATGTCGGTGCGCATTGCCCGGGCAATCTCGAGATTGAAGAAAAACTGCGCTCCATGATGCGCTGGAATGCGATGGCGATGGTGGTTAAGGCGAATCGTCTGGATGGCGATCTGGGTGGTCATCTGTCTAGTTTTGCCTCGCTGGCGAATATGTTGGGCATCGGTTTCAATCACTTCTGGCATGCGCCTACCGAAGACCATGGCGGCGATTTGCTGTACATCCAGGGCCATTCTTCACCGGGCGTGTATGCGCGTGCTTTCCTGGAAGGCCGTCTGACCGAAGAGCAATTGCTGCATTTCCGCCGTGAAGTCGATGGCAAGGGTTTATCTTCCTACCCGCATCCGAAATTGATGCCAGACTTTTGGCAGTTCCCTACCGTGTCTATGGGCTTGGGCCCTTTGATGTCTATCTACCAGGCGCGTTTCCTGAAATACCTGCATGCGCGTGGCATTGCCGATACAGCCAATCGTAAGGTTTGGGCCTTTTGTGGCGACGGCGAGATGGATGAGCCTGAATCGATGGGCGCAATCGGTATGGCAGGCCGCGAACAACTCGATAACCTGATCATCGTGGTCAACTGCAATCTACAGCGTCTGGATGGTCCGGTGCGTGGTAATGGCAAGATCATTCAAGAGTTGGAATCCGATTTCCGTGGTGCTGGCTGGAATGTGGTTAAAGTCATTTGGGGCGAGGGCTGGGATGCCTTGCTGGCCAAGGACAAAGACGGCATCTTGCAAAAAGTCATGATGGAAACCGTGGATGGCGAATACCAGAATTACAAAGCCAAAGATGGTGCCTATGTACGCAGCCATTTCTTTGGCAAACACCCTAAATTATTAGAGATGGTCGCGCAAATGTCGGATGACGATATCTGGCGTCTGACCCGCGGTGGCCATGATCCGCACAAGATTTACGCAGCCTTTAAAGTGGCGCAAGAGCACAAAGGTCAACCGACAGTCTTGCTGGTGAAGAGCGTTAAAGGTTTTGGTTTCGGTAAATCTGGTGAGGCGCGCAATACCGCCCACAATACCAAAAAACTTGATGACGAAGCGATTAAGGCTTTGCGTGATCGCTTCCAGTTGCCGATTTCGGATGCCGAGTTGCCCGCGATTCCTTTCTTCAAACCATCTGATGACACACCAGAGATGAAGTATCTGCAAGAGCGCCGTGCTGCGCTCGGTGGTTACTTGCCGCAACGCCGCCAAAAAGCCGATGAAGTACTGGTGGTGCCAGAATTGACTGCGTTCCAGGCGATGCTCGAGCCAACCGCCGAAGGTCGTGAAATTTCGACTACCGCAGCTTATGTGCGTGTCTTGACCGCCTTATTGCGTGATTCCAGCCTGGGTCAGCGTATCGTGCCTATCATGGTCGACGAGTCGCGCACCTTTGGTATGGAAGGTCTGTTCCGTCAGATCGGTATCTTTAGTCAAGTCGGGCAATTGTATGAGCCTGTCGATAAAGATCAGGTGATGTACTACCGCGAAGATAAGGCCGGCCAGATTCTACAAGAAGGTATCAATGAAGCCGGCGGTATGAGTTCATGGATCGCTGCCGCGACTTCTTACTCGACCAATAACCGCGTGATGATTCCGTTTTACACCTACTACTCTATGTTCGGTTTGCAGCGCGTCGGCGATTTAGCTTGGGCGGCTGGCGACATGCGTTCACGCGGTTTCCTGATGGCCGGTACCGCAGGCCGTACGACCTTAAATGGTGAAGGTCTGCAACATGAAGATGGTCATAGCCACGTCTTGGCCTCGACCATCCCTAACTGCGTGCCTTACGATCCTACGTTTGCGCACGAAGTAGCGGTCATCATCCATGATGGTCTGCGCCGCATGGTCAGCAATCAGGAAGATGTGTTTTATTACATCACCATCATGAACGAAAATTACAGCCATCCTGGCCTGAAAGCCGGCCAGGAAGACGGCATCATCAAGGGGCTGTATCAGTTGCAAAAATCGCCTGAGACGACCAAGCACCGCGTACAACTGATGGGTTCGGGCACGATCTTGCGTGAAGTGATCGCAGCCTCTGATCTGCTGTTTGCTGACTGGGGTATTGCCGCTGACGTCTGGTCGGCACCATCGTTTACCTTGCTGGCACGTGATGGCCAAGACGCAGAGCGCTGGAATATGTTGCATCCAACCGACGATGCACGTCTGCCTTACATCACCGACTGCCTGAAAGATACTCAGGGTCCTATCGTGGTCTCTACCGATTACATGCGTACTTTTGCCGAGCAGGTGCGTGCCTTTATTCCTAAGGGCCGCAGCTACAAGGTCTTGGGTACCGATGGTTTTGGTCGCTCCGATTCTCGTGCTAAATTGCGTGAGTTCTTTGAAGTGAATCGCTATTTTGTCGTGATCGCTGCCTTGAAATCGCTGGCCGACGAAGGTGCGATTTCTGCATCGGTAGTGGCGCAGGCGATTGCCAAGTACGGCATCGATGCTGAAAAAGCCAATCCAGTGTCGGTGTAA
- the folD gene encoding bifunctional methylenetetrahydrofolate dehydrogenase/methenyltetrahydrofolate cyclohydrolase FolD → MTAHIISGTQLSQQIRADVTQRAAALSAQGKQPGLAVILVGENPASQVYVRNKVKACEDCGFYSVLEKYEAELSEAALLAHIDRLNQDPKINGILVQLPLPAHIDANKVIEAIAADKDVDGFHISNAGLLMTGQPLFRPCTPYGVMKMLESINYPVRGANAVVVGASNIVGKPQAMLLLQAGATVTICNSKTRDLGYHTRNADILVVATGKRNIVTADMVKPGAVVLDVGMNRDDEGKLCGDVDFANVKEVAGYITPVPGGVGPMTITMLLVNTIEAAERT, encoded by the coding sequence ATGACAGCCCACATCATCAGCGGAACCCAACTTTCCCAACAAATTCGTGCCGACGTGACGCAACGCGCCGCGGCACTGAGCGCACAGGGCAAACAACCAGGCCTGGCGGTGATCTTGGTCGGTGAAAATCCGGCCTCGCAAGTGTATGTACGCAACAAGGTTAAGGCTTGCGAAGACTGTGGTTTTTATTCAGTGTTAGAAAAATATGAGGCCGAGCTCAGCGAAGCGGCACTGCTGGCACATATAGACAGACTCAACCAGGACCCAAAAATCAATGGCATCCTGGTGCAATTGCCTTTACCTGCGCACATCGACGCCAATAAGGTTATCGAAGCGATCGCCGCCGACAAGGATGTGGACGGTTTTCATATCAGTAACGCCGGCCTCCTGATGACAGGTCAGCCGCTGTTTCGCCCTTGCACGCCCTATGGCGTGATGAAAATGCTGGAATCAATCAACTATCCGGTACGTGGTGCCAATGCAGTCGTGGTCGGCGCATCGAACATCGTTGGTAAGCCGCAGGCCATGTTGCTCTTGCAAGCGGGCGCTACCGTCACCATCTGCAATTCTAAGACGCGTGATCTGGGCTACCACACGCGTAACGCAGATATTCTCGTGGTCGCCACCGGCAAACGCAACATCGTCACCGCGGACATGGTAAAACCAGGCGCAGTGGTACTTGATGTAGGCATGAACCGCGACGATGAAGGAAAACTCTGTGGCGACGTTGACTTCGCCAACGTCAAGGAAGTCGCTGGCTATATCACACCAGTACCTGGCGGTGTGGGCCCGATGACAATTACCATGCTCTTGGTTAATACGATTGAAGCAGCTGAAAGAACCTAA